Proteins from a single region of Bartonella sp. M0283:
- a CDS encoding transporter substrate-binding domain-containing protein, whose product MLFRKISFTAWVFFSFCTFLPATGKADEASVLPHFFDAQERLNHPNLGTLSRLRFLTTVDFPPFNFVDRTGRLSGYNIDLLRAICTELKLQQVCEVEALPWDELVSHINNHQGEAIIAGMNETPETTKSLIFTQSYLRFPARFVSSENIALTEPVEKDLKKYKIGIVHKSAHEALFAAYFPDVKWQPFENDESLRAALKAKTIDLAFGDGMGFSQWLNDPRSENCCRFVGDAYIAPQFLQSGLRIAVQKDNPQLVDALNYALKSLERKGKLTELYLRYFPIGFY is encoded by the coding sequence ATGCTTTTTCGTAAAATATCGTTTACCGCGTGGGTTTTCTTTTCGTTCTGCACCTTTTTGCCGGCAACGGGAAAGGCGGACGAAGCATCTGTGCTACCGCATTTTTTCGATGCACAGGAACGATTGAACCACCCCAATCTCGGAACTCTTTCGAGACTTCGATTCCTGACCACTGTCGATTTTCCTCCGTTCAATTTTGTTGATCGAACCGGAAGGCTTTCAGGATATAATATCGATCTATTACGAGCTATCTGTACGGAATTGAAGCTGCAACAGGTTTGTGAAGTAGAAGCTCTACCGTGGGACGAACTTGTTTCACATATAAATAATCATCAGGGTGAAGCGATTATTGCCGGTATGAATGAAACACCGGAGACCACCAAAAGCCTGATTTTTACGCAAAGTTATCTGAGGTTTCCGGCACGATTTGTAAGTTCGGAAAATATTGCGCTCACCGAACCTGTCGAAAAAGACTTGAAGAAATACAAAATAGGCATTGTCCATAAAAGTGCTCATGAAGCCCTTTTTGCCGCCTATTTCCCTGATGTCAAATGGCAGCCGTTCGAGAATGATGAAAGCTTGCGGGCGGCGTTAAAAGCCAAAACCATTGATCTGGCATTCGGCGATGGAATGGGATTTTCGCAATGGTTGAACGATCCCCGATCGGAAAATTGTTGTCGCTTCGTAGGAGATGCCTATATTGCTCCACAATTCTTACAAAGTGGCCTTAGAATTGCGGTTCAGAAAGATAATCCGCAACTGGTTGACGCGCTAAATTACGCATTGAAATCGCTGGAACGCAAAGGAAAACTCACGGAACTCTATCTACGTTATTTTCCGATAGGTTTTTATTGA
- a CDS encoding HPr family phosphocarrier protein codes for MGSSFKRQLVISNKRGLHARASAKFVQTVDGFDAVVEVEKDGQTVGGNSIMGLMMLAASQGSTIDVTTHGQQAAEVLDALEKLVNDKFGEES; via the coding sequence ATGGGCAGCTCCTTTAAACGACAATTGGTTATTTCTAACAAACGCGGTCTCCATGCCCGCGCATCGGCAAAATTTGTACAAACCGTTGATGGTTTTGACGCTGTTGTCGAAGTGGAAAAAGATGGTCAGACCGTTGGTGGCAATTCGATTATGGGGTTGATGATGTTGGCAGCCTCGCAAGGGAGCACCATAGACGTGACAACACATGGGCAACAGGCAGCAGAAGTGCTTGATGCTTTGGAAAAACTTGTAAATGACAAGTTTGGCGAAGAAAGCTGA
- the truA gene encoding tRNA pseudouridine(38-40) synthase TruA produces the protein MARFKLTIEYDGTNYCGWQRQDGLRTVQAAIEEAVFAFSGEKVTIFGAGRTDAGVHATGQVAHVDLEKNIRADRLRDAINAHLTLNKENVAILQSEEADADFDARFSARKRHYHFIILNRRAPAVLKANRVWWVPKKLDAEKMDEAAKRLLGLHDFTTFRSSECQAKSPVKTLDQLDVERIGEEIHIYASARSFLHNQIRSFAGSLMEVGVGRWSADDLEDALNAKDRQRCGMVAPPSGLYLTKVDY, from the coding sequence ATGGCGCGTTTCAAATTAACAATTGAATATGACGGGACAAATTATTGCGGTTGGCAAAGACAGGATGGCTTAAGAACCGTTCAAGCTGCCATTGAAGAAGCCGTTTTTGCGTTTTCAGGTGAAAAAGTGACAATTTTCGGTGCAGGTCGTACAGATGCCGGTGTCCATGCGACAGGTCAGGTTGCTCATGTCGACCTTGAAAAAAATATTCGAGCCGACCGTTTACGGGATGCCATTAACGCGCATTTGACCCTTAACAAAGAAAATGTCGCTATCTTGCAATCGGAAGAAGCAGATGCCGATTTCGATGCGCGTTTTTCTGCACGAAAGCGCCACTATCACTTCATTATTTTGAATAGAAGAGCACCGGCGGTCCTCAAAGCAAACCGCGTCTGGTGGGTGCCCAAAAAACTTGATGCCGAAAAAATGGACGAAGCGGCAAAACGACTTTTGGGACTTCATGACTTCACCACTTTCCGCTCCAGCGAATGCCAAGCCAAAAGCCCTGTAAAAACCCTCGACCAGCTTGATGTTGAACGTATCGGCGAAGAAATTCATATTTATGCAAGCGCCCGTTCGTTTCTTCATAACCAGATACGCTCTTTTGCCGGAAGCTTGATGGAAGTGGGCGTCGGTCGCTGGAGTGCAGATGATCTTGAAGATGCATTGAATGCCAAAGATCGCCAGCGTTGCGGTATGGTTGCTCCGCCATCCGGACTTTATCTGACAAAAGTAGATTATTAA
- the ppk2 gene encoding polyphosphate kinase 2 gives MAQKSKKSDQTKHEKDDVGIKLTVAGKKRVFDINEPKLPEWIQKNALTSGNYPYDKKMPRKEYEETLQDLQIELVKLQSWLLETGERVVALFEGRDAAGKGGTIFTLRQYMNPRTARNVALPKPDETESGQWYFQRYVRHFPTHGEFVTFDRSWYNRAGVESVMKFATPAQVETFLAEAPTFEKLIVSDGIRFFKIWLDIGQEMQLKRFHERRHSPLKHWKFSKMDEAGITLWDDYGKAADRMIERTHSAMAPWTIVKSNDKRRARLAVIRRVLLSIPYADRNISAIGPEDEKIIGTGPEFLRHASENLI, from the coding sequence GTGGCTCAAAAATCAAAAAAATCAGACCAAACAAAACATGAAAAAGATGATGTCGGTATCAAACTTACGGTTGCGGGGAAAAAACGCGTTTTTGATATTAACGAACCGAAACTTCCCGAATGGATCCAGAAAAATGCTTTGACATCGGGAAACTATCCTTACGACAAAAAAATGCCGCGTAAGGAATATGAAGAAACATTGCAGGACCTGCAAATCGAGCTTGTCAAACTTCAATCCTGGCTCCTCGAAACCGGCGAAAGAGTTGTTGCTTTGTTCGAAGGGCGAGATGCTGCCGGTAAAGGTGGTACAATTTTCACACTTCGCCAATATATGAACCCTCGTACTGCGCGCAATGTCGCTTTGCCGAAACCTGACGAAACAGAAAGCGGTCAGTGGTACTTCCAGCGCTATGTGCGTCATTTTCCGACCCATGGTGAATTCGTCACATTCGACCGTTCGTGGTATAACCGCGCAGGTGTTGAATCGGTGATGAAATTTGCAACACCTGCACAAGTTGAAACATTTCTTGCCGAAGCTCCGACTTTTGAAAAATTGATTGTTTCTGATGGCATAAGATTTTTCAAAATCTGGCTCGATATCGGGCAGGAAATGCAATTGAAACGTTTCCATGAACGCCGCCATAGCCCGCTGAAACACTGGAAATTTTCCAAAATGGATGAAGCCGGAATTACCCTTTGGGATGATTATGGCAAGGCTGCCGACCGCATGATCGAGCGCACCCATTCGGCCATGGCACCTTGGACTATTGTTAAATCCAACGATAAAAGACGGGCACGACTTGCGGTAATCCGCCGTGTACTTTTGTCTATTCCATATGCCGACCGTAATATTTCGGCAATCGGTCCGGAAGACGAAAAAATTATTGGCACAGGACCGGAATTTTTGCGTCATGCTAGCGAAAATCTTATCTGA
- the fmt gene encoding methionyl-tRNA formyltransferase, with the protein MPLRLAFMGTPEFSVPLLEALHQAGHEIVAVYSQPPRPAGRRGLELTPTPVASAAEKLGIPVFTPKSLKDRHEQERFSSFNLDAAIVVAYGLLLPKAILDAPRFGCFNGHASLLPRWRGAAPIQRAIMAGDKKTGMMIMKMDEGLDTGPIALSKSIDIAPDMTAGELYDELEKIAAPLMVEAMEKLEQGDLTLTPQKSEGETYAKKITKDETRIDWSKPAKELQKRICGLSPFPGSWCEMEISGKQERVKLLKAKLVEGSSLGVGHVDSETLTIHCGEGRLQITRLQKAGGKAMDVETFLHGFHVTKVY; encoded by the coding sequence ATGCCGTTGCGGCTTGCCTTTATGGGAACGCCGGAGTTTTCGGTTCCCCTCCTTGAAGCACTTCATCAGGCAGGCCACGAGATTGTGGCTGTCTATAGCCAGCCACCACGACCGGCAGGCCGGCGTGGATTGGAGCTTACCCCCACACCGGTTGCTTCGGCAGCCGAAAAATTGGGAATTCCGGTTTTTACTCCGAAAAGCTTGAAAGACCGGCATGAGCAGGAACGTTTTTCATCATTCAATCTGGACGCGGCAATTGTTGTGGCTTACGGGCTTTTATTGCCAAAAGCTATTCTTGATGCTCCACGTTTTGGCTGTTTTAATGGTCACGCTTCACTGTTGCCGCGTTGGCGTGGTGCGGCTCCCATCCAACGGGCAATTATGGCCGGTGATAAAAAAACCGGTATGATGATTATGAAAATGGATGAAGGCCTTGATACCGGCCCTATCGCACTTTCAAAGTCAATCGACATTGCCCCCGATATGACAGCAGGCGAACTTTATGACGAGTTGGAAAAAATTGCCGCACCTCTCATGGTTGAAGCCATGGAAAAACTGGAACAAGGTGATCTGACACTGACCCCCCAGAAATCGGAAGGGGAAACCTATGCAAAAAAAATCACCAAGGATGAAACCCGCATTGACTGGTCGAAACCGGCAAAAGAGCTGCAAAAACGTATATGCGGGCTATCGCCTTTTCCGGGAAGCTGGTGCGAGATGGAAATTTCCGGCAAACAGGAACGCGTCAAATTATTAAAAGCAAAACTTGTTGAAGGTTCTTCCCTTGGTGTCGGTCATGTCGACTCTGAAACTTTGACAATCCATTGTGGCGAAGGTCGTTTGCAAATTACACGGCTACAAAAAGCCGGTGGCAAGGCCATGGATGTTGAAACTTTCTTGCATGGTTTTCATGTAACAAAAGTCTATTAA
- a CDS encoding DNA recombination protein RmuC yields MFDSSSHSLITIAGFAFNLMDCMLLILAAVLVILVITIIGGNRRRSILATQVAERARDAEIHMNELLKTQAEMQGRMQTMAEIFGRRQAELNQSIREQLTGMSNNLGQTINAQTKSTHENLARLQERLAIIDTAQNNIQSLAGQVVQLQAILSNKQTRGAFGQGRMEAIISDALPPNAYAFQATLSNGTRPDCLVFMPNHAPSLVIDAKFPLEAWNNMREAPTPQEKQAAERQFQTDMDTHIKAISGKYIIPGETQDTAFMFVPSESIFATIHEDFEGIVQKANRARVIIVSPSLLMLSIQVVQAIMKDARMREQAHLIQTEVGRLMEEVVRLDDRVTKLQGHFKNACKDVEEILTTTGKIKNRGDRIEQLDLKEPEKTNRPSTEPAQQLGLDIQK; encoded by the coding sequence ATGTTTGATTCGTCTTCACATTCTTTAATCACAATTGCAGGTTTCGCTTTTAATCTGATGGATTGCATGCTTCTGATCCTTGCTGCCGTTCTCGTTATTTTGGTTATTACGATTATTGGCGGTAACCGCCGTCGTTCGATTCTTGCAACCCAGGTTGCAGAACGGGCGAGAGACGCCGAAATCCACATGAACGAGCTTTTGAAAACACAAGCCGAAATGCAAGGGCGCATGCAAACAATGGCCGAGATTTTCGGTCGTCGGCAGGCCGAACTCAACCAGTCGATTCGCGAACAATTGACCGGCATGAGCAATAATCTTGGACAGACAATCAATGCACAGACAAAATCGACGCACGAAAATCTTGCCAGATTACAGGAAAGATTGGCAATTATTGACACGGCGCAAAACAATATCCAGTCGCTTGCTGGCCAAGTTGTCCAGTTACAAGCGATTTTGAGTAACAAGCAAACCCGCGGTGCATTCGGGCAGGGCAGAATGGAAGCCATTATTTCCGATGCTTTGCCACCCAATGCCTATGCTTTTCAAGCGACGCTTTCCAATGGCACACGGCCGGATTGTCTGGTTTTTATGCCAAATCATGCCCCGTCATTGGTTATTGACGCAAAATTTCCGCTGGAAGCCTGGAATAATATGCGCGAGGCACCGACGCCTCAGGAAAAACAGGCTGCCGAACGCCAGTTCCAAACCGATATGGATACGCATATAAAGGCGATTTCCGGAAAATATATCATTCCCGGAGAAACGCAGGATACAGCCTTCATGTTTGTACCTTCCGAATCAATCTTTGCGACAATCCACGAGGATTTTGAAGGAATCGTACAAAAAGCCAATCGTGCGCGTGTCATCATTGTTTCGCCGTCTCTTCTCATGTTATCAATTCAGGTGGTGCAAGCCATTATGAAAGATGCCCGTATGCGCGAACAGGCGCATTTGATACAAACCGAAGTTGGCCGCTTGATGGAAGAGGTTGTGCGGCTTGATGATCGGGTAACCAAATTGCAAGGTCACTTTAAAAATGCTTGCAAAGATGTCGAGGAAATTCTTACGACCACCGGTAAAATCAAAAACCGTGGAGACCGTATTGAACAACTCGATTTGAAAGAACCGGAAAAAACCAATAGGCCATCTACAGAACCTGCTCAGCAATTGGGGCTCGATATTCAAAAATAG
- a CDS encoding DMT family transporter, whose product MNWFKAVKMSDHIVLIGMLLMLLGDFMFAANDAMGKWLVATFSVGQVLMLRSIGAFLILGPMLTTVTTQNLFKPKKPFLILLRVIFATMDTGLFYAAVAYLPLADVVTFYMAGPIYVAAVSHFFLNERIGWRRWLAIFVGFIGVIIALRPSSAMLSWPSIFALLGSFGFSMVIVLSRVLKDVTDTVLVTWQTIGALLVGLVLTINHWVEPTMLQWGAMALLGIVSCCGHLLIARSLKLSPASVLAPLQYTLLLWGIIFGIVFFDNYPDRYIIIGAAIIIFAGLFIFHRKQVVDHKIPKEDIARIKQ is encoded by the coding sequence ATGAACTGGTTTAAAGCGGTAAAAATGTCTGATCATATTGTCCTCATCGGCATGTTGTTAATGCTGCTGGGTGACTTCATGTTCGCGGCCAATGACGCCATGGGTAAATGGCTGGTTGCAACATTTTCGGTTGGTCAGGTTTTGATGTTGCGTTCAATTGGTGCATTCCTCATTCTGGGGCCGATGCTTACCACCGTCACCACACAAAATTTGTTCAAGCCCAAAAAACCGTTTCTTATTTTGCTGCGAGTGATTTTCGCTACAATGGACACGGGGCTGTTTTATGCTGCGGTCGCTTATTTGCCTCTTGCAGATGTCGTGACATTTTATATGGCAGGACCGATCTATGTCGCAGCCGTTTCGCACTTTTTCCTGAACGAGCGTATTGGCTGGCGTCGTTGGCTTGCAATCTTTGTGGGCTTTATCGGCGTTATCATTGCGCTTCGTCCTTCGTCGGCTATGCTTTCATGGCCATCGATCTTTGCGCTTCTCGGCAGTTTCGGATTTTCGATGGTTATCGTTTTGAGCCGTGTTTTAAAAGATGTCACCGATACTGTCCTTGTTACGTGGCAAACAATCGGTGCACTTCTTGTCGGACTGGTTTTAACAATCAATCATTGGGTTGAACCGACAATGTTGCAGTGGGGTGCTATGGCGCTTTTGGGCATTGTGTCTTGCTGTGGCCATCTTTTAATCGCCCGCTCATTAAAACTTTCGCCTGCATCTGTGCTTGCTCCTTTGCAATATACACTTTTGCTTTGGGGCATTATTTTCGGGATTGTATTTTTCGACAATTATCCCGATCGCTACATTATTATCGGGGCAGCAATCATTATTTTTGCGGGACTTTTTATTTTCCACCGCAAACAGGTGGTTGACCATAAAATTCCTAAAGAGGATATCGCCAGAATCAAGCAGTGA
- the def gene encoding peptide deformylase: MSIKPLVILPDPILRKVSKPIERVDQPLQKLADDMLETMYEAPGIGLAAIQIGEPLRLLVIDVAGKDEPKEPRVFINPQILWRSDEPNVYEEGCLSIPDYYAEVERPKRVRVSYLDREGKESEIEADGLLATCLQHEIDHLNGVLFIDHISRLKRDMVIRKFKKLAKEKAQSGARL; this comes from the coding sequence ATGTCAATAAAACCGTTAGTTATTCTTCCCGATCCTATTCTGCGCAAGGTTTCAAAACCGATCGAGCGCGTTGATCAACCGTTGCAAAAACTGGCCGATGATATGCTGGAGACAATGTATGAAGCCCCCGGCATCGGACTGGCAGCAATCCAGATCGGAGAACCGTTACGCCTGTTGGTGATTGATGTTGCCGGTAAAGACGAGCCCAAAGAACCTCGGGTCTTTATCAATCCACAAATTTTGTGGCGCTCCGACGAACCGAATGTTTATGAAGAAGGGTGCCTTTCCATTCCCGACTATTACGCGGAAGTCGAACGGCCGAAACGTGTACGCGTAAGCTATCTTGATCGCGAGGGTAAAGAGAGTGAAATCGAGGCAGACGGATTGCTCGCAACCTGTTTGCAACATGAAATTGACCACCTCAATGGTGTTCTGTTTATCGACCATATATCCAGATTGAAACGTGATATGGTCATTCGCAAATTTAAAAAACTGGCCAAAGAAAAAGCACAAAGCGGAGCACGATTATAA
- a CDS encoding NADP-dependent oxidoreductase: protein MEEIRSTQVVLASRPHGVPVKENFAFETVKLPEPKSGEVLIKILYLSLDPYMRQRMSDEPSYDEPVAIGDVMIGGTVGEVVSSNHKDFKKGDKVLSASGWQSYSIEKGEKLKKLDNFDAPLSTALGILGMPGFTAYAGMRNIGKPKKGETVVVAAATGTVGSMVGQLAKIAGAKAVGIAGGPEKCSFGRDVLGFDVMLDHRNTDFAERLAKACPEGIDVYYENVGGKVWDAVFPLLNPFARIPVCGLIAQYNGVKNTGHEVDRVPQLMRAILIKSLLVRGFIEREFEQQRPEFIVQAQEWLKKGHLKYREDITEGLENAPEAFIGLLQGKNFGKVIIRL, encoded by the coding sequence ATGGAAGAAATCCGTTCAACACAAGTTGTACTCGCGTCCCGCCCACATGGAGTGCCTGTCAAAGAAAATTTTGCATTCGAAACAGTGAAGCTTCCGGAGCCGAAGAGTGGCGAAGTGTTGATAAAGATTCTTTATCTTTCATTGGATCCCTATATGCGTCAGCGTATGTCGGATGAGCCTTCCTATGATGAGCCGGTTGCGATCGGCGATGTTATGATCGGTGGCACTGTGGGGGAAGTTGTCAGCTCGAACCACAAAGATTTCAAGAAAGGCGATAAGGTTTTATCGGCAAGTGGCTGGCAAAGTTACAGCATTGAAAAAGGTGAAAAATTAAAAAAACTCGACAATTTTGACGCGCCATTATCAACCGCTTTGGGTATTCTTGGTATGCCGGGTTTTACTGCCTATGCCGGAATGCGCAATATTGGTAAACCGAAAAAGGGCGAGACAGTGGTTGTTGCAGCAGCAACCGGAACTGTCGGGTCCATGGTTGGGCAACTCGCAAAAATCGCAGGTGCCAAGGCAGTCGGCATTGCTGGCGGGCCGGAAAAATGTTCCTTTGGTCGTGATGTGCTGGGATTTGATGTCATGCTTGACCATAGAAACACCGATTTTGCCGAACGCCTCGCCAAGGCCTGTCCGGAAGGTATTGACGTTTATTATGAAAATGTCGGCGGCAAGGTGTGGGACGCAGTGTTTCCCCTTTTAAATCCTTTTGCCCGTATACCTGTTTGTGGTTTGATTGCCCAATATAACGGCGTCAAGAATACGGGCCACGAAGTTGATCGCGTACCGCAATTGATGAGAGCGATCCTTATAAAAAGTTTGCTTGTTCGCGGTTTTATCGAACGGGAATTCGAACAGCAAAGACCCGAATTCATTGTTCAGGCACAAGAATGGTTGAAAAAGGGGCACCTTAAATATCGTGAAGATATTACCGAAGGTTTGGAAAATGCACCTGAAGCTTTTATCGGCCTTCTTCAGGGTAAAAATTTTGGTAAAGTCATCATCCGCTTATAG
- a CDS encoding autotransporter outer membrane beta-barrel domain-containing protein produces MYCSSRKFRSNWLGATALAGSLGISIFSLTAIQPVMAQSIYLSGGGGGGGSLTGNGGYGSGALISAEKPDIRGHGGQGSGENGGAGGAGGADDASSSDKIAGKNTLTDDQKNALDGFNVGDIASGKQFITNQGGQGANVEANIEKDISIENIILEAGDGGNPALSPEGPSGAGGTGGYVHLRGSDKKITVTKSMSITSGKAGGNDPNKNNAGGIEFLAESVIVGGEDVSINLTRQDGEFKFETSQLDASNGNLTLNLDNTQSWPSKSDTGVTFGNLTIGMGRKVTIQGNGEYSISSLTIGNKVTDLSSENINSGDFIDPAKFSITNDLTLGSNSKLIFYLPENVQNGDSLLRMTGDGKVAINDAAVELKLAGTDLRRLSPGDQIRLIEGDVVGVSKTTEASVSNGAKNWNFDISTERENLVASLKGNKAPENTGEETNKGDNSGNNQNNTGGDNSANNAGSGNDSNNNQDKANNNGANNKPDLIGKDDGKGNIYTDNHGAVTINRAKANAYFQSNAAALNALNYGADQIASIDDYVLPMDVKKFGQTVEGVAFLQGSGFRQKVETGSHIKNDGYHLMGGAGIRYHEDQGNLLATVFVEHGDGDYDTYHQSIHGKGDFSYTGAGLYAKQTWDNGWFIDGSGRGGRVKRDFKSSDIVNGRFDDKSSNYYGFHIGGGKELEISPDNKLTLNGRLLWTRIEDFSTVTKADEHLGFDSANSVRTHLGARVDHKVTQEAKLYAGAAWEQELDGEIEGKLDSYRVDKPDFSGASAVFEVGGKYEQNQGMQGWVANAGVKGVAGKRDEISGKVGVGYRW; encoded by the coding sequence ATGTACTGCTCAAGTCGAAAATTTCGTTCCAATTGGTTGGGAGCTACGGCACTCGCAGGAAGTTTAGGAATTAGCATTTTTTCCCTGACAGCTATTCAACCGGTTATGGCACAATCGATTTATCTTTCCGGTGGTGGCGGCGGCGGCGGGTCGCTAACAGGAAATGGCGGTTATGGTTCAGGTGCGCTTATTAGCGCGGAAAAGCCTGACATTCGCGGTCATGGTGGCCAAGGTTCGGGCGAGAATGGTGGCGCTGGTGGCGCTGGGGGCGCAGACGACGCAAGCAGCAGTGATAAGATAGCTGGAAAAAACACGTTAACTGACGATCAGAAAAATGCGCTCGATGGCTTCAATGTTGGCGATATAGCGTCAGGTAAACAATTCATAACCAATCAAGGCGGCCAAGGAGCAAATGTCGAGGCCAATATTGAGAAAGATATCAGTATAGAAAATATTATTCTTGAGGCCGGCGATGGAGGAAATCCTGCATTATCACCAGAAGGTCCGTCAGGAGCTGGCGGAACAGGAGGGTACGTGCACCTGAGGGGTTCCGACAAAAAAATCACGGTTACGAAAAGTATGAGTATTACAAGTGGTAAAGCAGGCGGCAACGATCCGAACAAAAATAACGCCGGAGGTATTGAATTCCTGGCGGAATCTGTAATTGTCGGCGGAGAGGATGTCTCTATCAACCTCACACGCCAAGACGGCGAATTCAAGTTTGAAACCAGTCAACTAGACGCGAGCAACGGTAATCTCACACTCAATCTTGACAACACCCAATCTTGGCCCTCAAAAAGTGACACGGGTGTGACATTCGGTAATCTGACAATCGGCATGGGCCGCAAAGTCACGATCCAGGGAAATGGTGAATATTCTATTTCATCATTGACAATCGGAAATAAAGTAACCGACCTCAGTAGTGAAAATATCAACAGTGGCGATTTTATAGATCCTGCAAAATTTTCGATTACAAACGATCTGACTTTAGGTTCAAATTCGAAATTAATTTTCTATCTACCTGAAAACGTTCAAAATGGCGATTCCTTATTAAGGATGACAGGTGATGGCAAAGTTGCCATCAATGATGCTGCAGTCGAGCTGAAACTTGCCGGCACCGATTTACGCCGTTTGAGCCCGGGTGATCAGATCAGATTGATTGAAGGCGATGTTGTTGGAGTTTCTAAAACTACAGAAGCGAGTGTCTCGAACGGCGCTAAAAATTGGAACTTTGATATTTCGACAGAGAGAGAAAATCTGGTTGCTTCTCTCAAAGGAAACAAGGCGCCCGAAAATACCGGCGAGGAAACCAATAAAGGTGACAATTCCGGAAACAACCAGAACAACACCGGTGGCGACAATTCTGCAAACAATGCCGGTAGCGGAAATGACAGCAATAATAATCAGGATAAAGCTAATAATAATGGCGCTAACAATAAGCCCGACCTTATCGGAAAAGATGACGGAAAAGGCAACATTTATACCGACAACCATGGTGCAGTAACAATTAACCGCGCCAAAGCCAATGCTTATTTCCAAAGTAATGCTGCCGCACTCAATGCCCTTAATTATGGTGCCGACCAGATCGCATCAATCGATGACTATGTTCTGCCGATGGATGTCAAAAAGTTCGGCCAGACTGTTGAAGGGGTAGCGTTTTTACAAGGTAGCGGTTTCAGGCAAAAAGTAGAAACCGGAAGCCATATCAAGAATGACGGTTATCATTTGATGGGCGGCGCCGGTATCCGTTATCATGAAGATCAAGGCAATCTTCTTGCGACTGTCTTTGTCGAGCATGGAGACGGCGACTATGATACCTATCATCAAAGCATCCATGGAAAAGGTGACTTCAGCTACACGGGTGCCGGTCTTTACGCGAAACAAACCTGGGATAATGGCTGGTTTATCGACGGGTCGGGACGCGGTGGACGTGTCAAACGGGATTTCAAGAGCAGCGACATCGTGAATGGCCGCTTCGACGATAAAAGCTCGAACTATTACGGTTTCCATATTGGCGGTGGTAAAGAACTCGAAATTTCACCTGACAACAAACTTACTTTGAACGGCCGTTTATTGTGGACACGAATTGAAGATTTCAGCACCGTAACGAAAGCTGACGAACATTTAGGCTTCGACAGTGCGAACTCCGTGCGCACACATTTGGGAGCACGTGTCGACCATAAAGTAACGCAAGAAGCAAAGCTCTATGCAGGTGCCGCCTGGGAACAGGAACTTGATGGCGAGATCGAAGGCAAACTCGACAGCTATCGCGTTGACAAGCCTGACTTCAGCGGGGCAAGTGCCGTCTTTGAAGTTGGCGGCAAATACGAGCAAAATCAGGGTATGCAAGGCTGGGTTGCCAATGCCGGTGTTAAAGGCGTTGCCGGTAAACGGGATGAAATTTCCGGTAAAGTGGGCGTTGGTTACCGCTGGTAA
- a CDS encoding trimeric intracellular cation channel family protein, with protein MLLHSIDVIGTFVFALSGTSAGIRRGFDFFGVFVVAMATACGGGIMRDLCLGATPPVGLTNIEYFIAIIGAVLLGIFCQGLIIRMEKPTLWLDALGLGFFAAFGSDKAYQVTGNIQIAIILGCASAVGGGCVRDILTGRTPIIFSKEIYASASIVGSAIVLLGSARLISPVIAIWTAIAVCTFIRIISIHYQINLPPITLKTPNRPK; from the coding sequence ATGCTTCTTCATTCGATTGACGTTATCGGGACTTTTGTGTTTGCATTAAGCGGTACCAGTGCCGGTATACGGCGCGGTTTTGATTTTTTTGGCGTATTTGTAGTCGCAATGGCCACTGCCTGCGGTGGCGGTATCATGCGTGACCTTTGTTTGGGAGCAACGCCACCGGTAGGCCTCACCAATATCGAATATTTTATTGCAATAATAGGTGCAGTCTTGCTCGGCATTTTTTGTCAGGGATTGATTATCAGGATGGAAAAACCAACTCTTTGGCTTGATGCTTTGGGGCTTGGTTTTTTTGCTGCCTTCGGTTCGGATAAAGCTTATCAGGTAACAGGTAACATCCAGATAGCGATCATTCTCGGCTGTGCAAGCGCTGTTGGTGGTGGATGCGTACGCGACATTCTGACCGGTCGCACGCCGATCATCTTCAGTAAAGAAATTTATGCAAGCGCTTCTATTGTCGGTTCCGCCATCGTTCTTTTGGGCTCGGCGCGGCTTATCTCTCCGGTTATTGCAATCTGGACGGCAATTGCGGTTTGCACCTTTATCCGCATTATCTCTATCCATTATCAGATCAATCTTCCTCCCATTACACTGAAAACGCCAAATCGTCCGAAATAG